The following coding sequences lie in one Bartonella sp. DGB1 genomic window:
- a CDS encoding aldehyde dehydrogenase — translation MTDWHKKATEIKNNLQPVQLFINGVFQNATNNEFFNLTSPIDGTILTQAALAQEEDVNLAVTAARNNFNAGTWANLAPSARKNILLKWADVLEQHAEELALLETLEVGKPIYYSYNGDIKASINCLRWNAEAIDKIYGEVAPTGKNDLVTITRDPLGVVAVVVPWNFPLLMAMWKIAPALAMGNSVILKPSENSSLSARKLAELSLQVGLPAGTFNLVTGTGETVGKTLGLHNNIDGVFFTGSTRVGKYFMQYAGQSNLKKISLECGGKSGNIILNSCKDLKKAAYTSADAIFFNQGEMCSAGSKLIVQKESLPEVLKHLTEKAKEYTPKDPLDINSRMGAIINETQHNKILHYIELGKQEGADLILGGQKLNQDGYWIEPTIFTNVKSNMKIAQDEIFGPVLSIITVNDKDEAIEVANDSIYGLAAAVWSDDVNELFYVADRLRAGSIYMNCYDSDFDMSVPFGGYKQSGIGRDKSLHALEKYSEITARWLKLDRA, via the coding sequence ATGACAGATTGGCACAAAAAAGCAACAGAAATTAAAAACAATCTACAACCAGTACAATTATTTATTAATGGCGTCTTTCAAAATGCAACTAATAATGAATTTTTTAATCTAACCAGTCCAATCGATGGGACTATTCTTACCCAAGCAGCCCTAGCGCAAGAAGAAGATGTAAATTTAGCAGTAACAGCAGCACGCAATAATTTTAATGCTGGAACTTGGGCAAATTTAGCCCCTAGCGCCCGTAAAAATATATTATTAAAATGGGCAGATGTATTAGAACAACATGCTGAAGAACTAGCTTTGCTAGAAACATTAGAAGTAGGTAAACCGATATATTATAGTTATAACGGCGATATAAAAGCTAGTATCAATTGTTTGAGATGGAATGCAGAAGCAATAGATAAGATATATGGCGAAGTAGCTCCAACTGGCAAAAATGACCTTGTTACTATCACTAGAGATCCATTAGGAGTTGTAGCAGTAGTAGTACCGTGGAATTTTCCACTTTTAATGGCTATGTGGAAAATAGCTCCTGCTTTAGCTATGGGCAATAGTGTAATATTAAAACCTTCTGAAAATTCTAGTCTTTCTGCTCGCAAATTAGCAGAATTATCTCTACAAGTTGGTCTTCCAGCTGGTACCTTTAATTTAGTTACGGGAACAGGAGAAACCGTAGGAAAAACCTTAGGTTTACATAATAATATTGATGGTGTATTTTTCACAGGCTCAACCAGAGTGGGCAAATATTTCATGCAATATGCCGGGCAAAGCAACTTAAAAAAAATCAGTTTAGAATGTGGAGGAAAATCCGGCAATATTATTTTAAATAGCTGTAAAGACCTCAAAAAAGCTGCTTATACTTCAGCCGATGCGATATTTTTTAACCAAGGCGAAATGTGTTCAGCGGGCTCTAAATTAATAGTACAAAAAGAAAGCTTACCAGAAGTGTTAAAACATTTAACTGAGAAAGCAAAAGAATATACTCCTAAAGATCCACTAGATATAAATTCAAGGATGGGCGCAATCATTAACGAAACACAACATAATAAAATTTTACATTATATTGAATTAGGTAAACAAGAAGGAGCTGATTTAATATTAGGAGGTCAAAAATTAAACCAAGATGGATATTGGATAGAACCAACAATTTTCACCAATGTTAAGTCTAATATGAAAATCGCTCAAGATGAAATATTTGGACCAGTATTAAGTATAATTACTGTAAATGATAAGGATGAAGCGATAGAAGTAGCAAATGACTCTATCTATGGTTTAGCCGCTGCTGTATGGAGTGATGATGTTAATGAATTATTTTACGTAGCAGATAGATTAAGAGCAGGTTCTATTTATATGAATTGTTACGATTCTGATTTTGATATGAGTGTACCTTTTGGAGGATATAAACAATCTG
- a CDS encoding lytic transglycosylase domain-containing protein, which produces MKKIFFTSLVAIMASTSVAVIAAPLTQEPIGIPTAQERVTKKIHAKASTYDDIITKYAQMYNVPSKLVHAVIRYESSYNPKAVGGVGEIGLMQIRPETAKFMGYKGTTAGLYDPETNIRYGVKYLAGAHRLSGGDICGTILKYNAGHGAKRMNPISAKYCQVVKGYIA; this is translated from the coding sequence ATGAAAAAAATATTCTTTACATCATTAGTTGCTATTATGGCATCAACTAGTGTTGCGGTTATTGCGGCTCCACTAACACAGGAGCCTATCGGGATACCTACAGCTCAAGAACGGGTTACAAAAAAAATTCATGCGAAGGCATCTACTTATGATGACATAATTACTAAATATGCACAAATGTATAATGTTCCATCTAAGTTGGTACATGCTGTTATTCGCTATGAAAGTTCTTACAATCCAAAAGCTGTTGGAGGTGTAGGTGAGATTGGATTAATGCAAATTAGACCAGAAACAGCTAAATTTATGGGATATAAAGGTACTACTGCTGGATTATATGATCCAGAAACAAATATCCGTTATGGTGTTAAATATCTAGCTGGTGCTCATCGTTTAAGTGGTGGTGATATCTGTGGTACTATATTAAAATATAACGCAGGGCATGGAGCTAAAAGAATGAATCCTATTTCTGCTAAATATTGTCAAGTCGTTAAAGGTTATATTGCTTAA
- the rsmH gene encoding 16S rRNA (cytosine(1402)-N(4))-methyltransferase RsmH, giving the protein MSQYKHIPVMLKEVVDVVKPQQGKLIIDATFGDGGYTKAFLEKGANVIAIDRDPNAIERAKILASQYAEKFTLELTNFANLAEIEKISNQNIDAIILDIGVSSMQIDNAIRGFSFQKEGPLDMRMSQTGISAAEVINQLPENELARIFYILGEEKQAKIFAKAITEYRKIQPINTTLQLATLIEKTNKIKQYKRNIHPATKVFQALRIYVNDELGELVKVLFASEKILKNNGILVVVTFHSLEDRIVKRFFNSRSRLLQNSRYLPAVEVPDFSFEMIIKGIKTPSDDEIKNNPRSRSAKLRAAKRTSGEAYSPVEEDFLSAKMPRLKNFFIER; this is encoded by the coding sequence ATGTCTCAATATAAACATATACCGGTAATGTTAAAAGAGGTGGTCGATGTTGTTAAACCACAGCAAGGAAAATTAATAATTGATGCTACTTTTGGAGATGGGGGATATACTAAAGCTTTTTTAGAAAAAGGCGCAAATGTTATTGCTATAGATCGTGATCCTAATGCTATAGAGAGAGCAAAAATTTTAGCTAGTCAATATGCTGAAAAATTTACTTTAGAGTTAACAAATTTTGCAAATTTAGCAGAGATAGAAAAAATATCAAATCAAAACATCGATGCAATTATCCTGGATATTGGAGTTTCCTCTATGCAGATTGATAATGCTATTCGTGGCTTTTCTTTTCAAAAAGAGGGGCCTTTAGACATGAGAATGAGTCAAACAGGTATCTCCGCTGCTGAAGTTATAAATCAATTACCAGAAAATGAGTTAGCAAGGATATTCTATATTTTAGGTGAAGAAAAACAGGCAAAAATATTTGCTAAAGCTATTACGGAATATCGTAAAATCCAACCTATTAACACTACGCTACAGTTAGCAACATTAATTGAAAAAACTAATAAAATAAAACAATATAAACGTAATATACACCCGGCAACGAAAGTGTTTCAGGCATTGCGAATTTATGTTAATGATGAATTAGGCGAGTTGGTAAAGGTGTTATTTGCTAGTGAAAAAATTTTGAAGAATAATGGTATTTTAGTAGTAGTTACTTTTCATTCTTTGGAAGATAGAATTGTTAAAAGATTTTTTAATTCACGTAGTAGATTATTACAAAATTCTAGATATTTACCAGCGGTTGAGGTTCCAGATTTTAGTTTTGAAATGATAATAAAAGGCATAAAAACACCATCAGATGATGAAATAAAAAATAATCCAAGATCCAGATCTGCAAAATTAAGAGCAGCTAAACGTACTAGCGGTGAAGCTTATAGTCCAGTAGAGGAAGATTTTTTATCTGCTAAAATGCCACGATTAAAAAATTTTTTTATTGAGAGATAA
- a CDS encoding peptidoglycan D,D-transpeptidase FtsI family protein, giving the protein MIIKKKLMQRIFYRRPYYSLARLYLVLFCFVVYFFILIGRLINIQFNHNNHYLKTFLTGTIIARPKILDRNGYLLAGDIDIFSLYANPKQIENIEETVELIHNILPETNLVTLEKKLKNNNNFVWLARGLTPKQRDAIMELGIPALGFRKEVKRVYPANNITSHVVGLVDVDNKAISGIEKYIDDNELYKIKETSNALTDDKISPIYLSLDLKIQTKVHQIVKEFMYKHKAKAAGAVILNIKTGEVMSSVSLPDFDPLNMKEALLDDRLNRIVAGVYEMGSILKSFTTAVLLEKGEYNLNSIFDVSRPLVFGKQTINDFHGKKRPLKVWEIFIFSSNIGSALEAQAVGIDFHKNFLKRLGLLDRLRTELSENAAPIYPRKWQAINSATIAFGHGLAITPLQIATSEATLMNNGRYIPPTFLKRDRKTAEQLEQQLIKETTSKQIRYLNWLNGVLGSGRLARVEGYRVGGKTGTAEKVVNGRYQSGKRFNSYLATFPIDDPSYIVLTIIDEPQKLASDPSAVAAYNAGRMAAAIIKRVAFDLNIEPNFYLEGRPPYLREEDRPK; this is encoded by the coding sequence ATGATTATAAAAAAAAAATTAATGCAGCGAATTTTTTATCGTAGACCTTATTATTCTTTAGCGCGCTTATATCTAGTGTTATTTTGTTTTGTTGTTTATTTTTTTATATTAATAGGGCGTTTGATTAATATTCAATTTAATCATAATAATCATTATTTAAAAACATTTTTGACTGGCACGATAATTGCTAGACCAAAGATCTTGGATAGAAATGGTTATTTATTAGCTGGAGATATTGATATATTTTCTTTATATGCTAATCCAAAACAAATTGAAAATATTGAAGAGACAGTAGAATTAATACATAATATTTTACCAGAAACTAATTTAGTCACCTTAGAAAAAAAATTAAAAAATAATAATAATTTTGTTTGGTTAGCGCGAGGTTTAACACCAAAACAACGTGATGCAATTATGGAGCTTGGTATACCAGCTTTAGGATTTAGGAAAGAAGTAAAGAGGGTTTATCCAGCAAATAATATAACCAGCCATGTAGTAGGATTAGTTGATGTAGACAATAAGGCAATTTCAGGCATAGAGAAATATATTGATGATAATGAATTATATAAAATAAAAGAAACTTCTAATGCTTTAACTGATGATAAGATTTCACCAATTTATCTTTCGTTAGATTTAAAAATTCAGACAAAAGTACATCAAATTGTCAAAGAGTTTATGTATAAACATAAAGCAAAAGCAGCGGGCGCAGTTATTTTAAATATAAAAACAGGCGAAGTGATGTCATCTGTTTCTTTACCTGATTTTGACCCGTTGAATATGAAAGAGGCTTTATTGGATGATAGGCTTAATAGAATTGTTGCTGGAGTATATGAAATGGGGTCTATTTTAAAAAGCTTCACTACAGCAGTATTGTTAGAAAAAGGTGAATATAATTTAAATTCAATTTTTGATGTTAGTCGCCCTTTAGTATTTGGTAAACAGACTATTAATGATTTTCATGGAAAAAAAAGACCTTTAAAAGTTTGGGAAATTTTTATTTTTTCTTCTAATATTGGTTCAGCGTTAGAAGCACAAGCAGTTGGTATAGATTTTCATAAAAATTTTTTGAAACGCTTAGGATTGTTAGATCGTTTACGTACTGAATTATCTGAAAATGCTGCGCCAATTTATCCAAGAAAATGGCAGGCAATAAATTCTGCTACAATTGCTTTTGGACATGGATTAGCTATAACACCATTACAAATTGCAACTAGTGAGGCCACATTGATGAATAATGGACGATATATACCTCCTACTTTCTTAAAAAGAGACCGTAAAACAGCCGAACAATTAGAACAGCAATTGATTAAAGAAACCACTAGTAAACAGATAAGATATCTTAATTGGTTAAATGGAGTGTTAGGGTCAGGTAGATTAGCGAGGGTAGAAGGATATCGGGTTGGTGGAAAAACCGGAACAGCTGAAAAAGTTGTTAATGGTCGATATCAGTCAGGCAAGAGATTTAATAGCTATTTAGCAACATTTCCTATTGATGATCCATCTTATATTGTATTAACAATTATTGATGAACCACAGAAATTAGCTTCTGATCCATCAGCTGTAGCTGCATATAATGCTGGTAGAATGGCCGCTGCAATTATTAAAAGAGTAGCTTTTGATTTAAATATAGAACCAAATTTTTATTTGGAGGGAAGACCCCCATATTTGCGCGAGGAGGATAGACCAAAATGA
- a CDS encoding UDP-N-acetylmuramoyl-L-alanyl-D-glutamate--2,6-diaminopimelate ligase: protein MKLKQIINLTDEYKQFAELQIDGLSVDSRLLKENEIFFALQGNKTNGLNFIQQACEKKAKAIIVEKGEYNRLEKLNCPVIEIENIRYNLAMSAAKFYQPQPDVVIPVTGTSGKTSVASFLRQIWQQNNIQAANIGTTGVITADKIEATNLTTPDPIELHKILQKLAVKNINHIAIEASSHGLDQYRLDGIKIEAAGYTNLGRDHLDYHKDSNDYLRAKLRLFDRLLPQGKKAVIFADDPSSEQVIKHLKLNDRIALTVGRKGEFIQLKRVEHERFRQILDIMIEGKLYQVKFPLAGGFQVSNALVALGLAIVSGVPINKAVNALEYLKGASGRLELAGFTKAKAPIYIDYAHKPEALEHVLHAVKPFTIGKIILVFGCGGDRDKGKRAIMGKIAQDNADVVIVTDDNPRTEVAKEIRQQILSNCPNALEIADRKLAIFTAIGMLQEGDTLIIAGKGHEKGQIIGDKVFPFSDHEEVLKVLRSQ from the coding sequence ATGAAATTAAAACAAATTATTAATTTAACTGATGAATATAAACAATTTGCTGAGTTACAAATAGACGGATTGTCTGTTGATAGCCGTTTACTTAAAGAAAATGAAATATTTTTTGCATTGCAAGGAAATAAAACTAACGGGTTGAATTTTATTCAGCAGGCGTGTGAAAAAAAAGCTAAAGCTATAATAGTAGAAAAAGGTGAATATAATCGGTTAGAGAAATTAAATTGTCCAGTGATTGAAATAGAAAATATACGTTATAATTTGGCTATGAGCGCAGCTAAATTTTATCAACCTCAACCAGATGTTGTTATTCCTGTTACGGGTACTAGTGGTAAAACTTCGGTTGCTTCATTCTTACGACAAATTTGGCAGCAAAATAATATCCAGGCGGCAAATATTGGCACAACTGGAGTAATAACAGCTGATAAAATAGAAGCTACTAATTTGACAACACCTGATCCTATTGAACTACATAAAATATTACAAAAATTAGCTGTAAAAAATATCAATCATATTGCTATAGAGGCTTCCTCGCATGGATTAGATCAATATAGATTAGATGGAATTAAAATAGAAGCCGCAGGATATACAAATCTGGGAAGAGATCATCTAGATTATCATAAAGATTCTAATGATTATTTAAGAGCTAAATTGAGATTATTTGATAGATTATTACCGCAAGGGAAAAAAGCAGTTATCTTTGCTGATGATCCTTCTTCTGAACAAGTTATAAAACATTTAAAACTAAATGATAGAATAGCTTTAACAGTTGGAAGAAAAGGAGAATTTATTCAACTTAAACGGGTGGAGCATGAAAGATTTAGACAAATTTTAGATATAATGATAGAGGGTAAATTATATCAGGTTAAATTTCCATTAGCTGGTGGTTTTCAAGTAAGTAATGCTTTAGTTGCTTTAGGATTAGCAATTGTATCAGGTGTACCAATTAATAAAGCAGTTAATGCTTTAGAATATCTAAAAGGGGCCTCAGGACGATTAGAGTTAGCCGGATTTACTAAAGCAAAGGCGCCTATTTATATAGATTATGCACATAAGCCGGAGGCGTTAGAGCATGTGTTACATGCAGTAAAGCCTTTTACTATTGGTAAAATAATTTTAGTATTTGGTTGTGGAGGCGATAGAGATAAAGGTAAAAGAGCAATAATGGGTAAAATCGCACAAGATAATGCTGATGTGGTGATTGTAACAGATGATAATCCTCGTACAGAAGTAGCAAAAGAAATTAGACAGCAAATATTGAGTAACTGTCCAAATGCATTAGAAATAGCTGATAGAAAATTAGCAATTTTTACAGCGATAGGAATGTTACAAGAAGGTGATACATTGATTATAGCCGGTAAAGGACATGAAAAAGGACAAATCATTGGCGATAAAGTTTTTCCTTTTTCTGATCATGAAGAGGTATTAAAAGTTTTACGTTCTCAATAG